One segment of Brassica napus cultivar Da-Ae chromosome C3, Da-Ae, whole genome shotgun sequence DNA contains the following:
- the LOC106384641 gene encoding probable hexokinase-like 2 protein — protein sequence MARKEVVAVTAAVVTAVAAAVIIGQWVRRKERRRKQTQMIFKKFARECATPVSKLWAVADALVADMTAFLSATTAAGSCGSLNMLVSFAGALPSGEEKGIRYGANLRGKELLLLRGTLGGNEEPISDVHKQEISIPADVLNGSFKELCDYISLELVKFIGMNPGEETDEVKNLGFTLTRYVEQFGPSSISAIQRKGLANDDDDTVLKEFLNDMNESLESHGLKIRMNVALVDDTIGVLAGGRYYHKDTVAAVTLGMGTNAAYIEQAQEVLRWKPSIPNEPQEIVISTEWGDFRSCHLPVTEYDAALDAESLNPRSCVFEKMVAGGYLGEIVRRVLLKMTQESALFGDILPPKLTTPYTLSSPDMAAMHQDISEDREIVNKKLKDVFGIMYSTLAAREVVVEVCDVVAERAARVAGAGIVGMVKKLGRLEKKMSIVIVEGGLYDHYRVFRNYLHSSVWEMLGDELSDHVVIEHSHGGSGAGALFFAACGNVKT from the exons ATGGCCAGGAAAGAGGTGGTGGCGGTCACTGCTGCGGTGGTTACTGCGGTTGCAGCGGCTGTAATAATTGGTCAATGGGTGCGGAGGAAGGAGCGGCGGCGGAAACAAACAcagatgatttttaaaaaattcgcTAGAGAATGCGCCACGCCGGTTTCGAAGCTATGGGCGGTGGCGGACGCCTTGGTAGCCGACATGACCGCCTTTCTCTCTGCCACTACAGCCGCCGGGAGTTGCGGCTCCCTCAACATGCTCGTTTCATTCGCCGGTGCTCTCCCTTCAGg GGAAGAGAAGGGGATACGTTATGGAGCTAACTTGCGAGGCAAGGAACTTCTACTGTTACGTGGAACTTTAGGAGGTAACGAAGAGCCTATTTCCGATGTACATAAACAGGAGATTTCAATCCCTGCGGATGTTTTAAACGGCTCTTTCAAG GAGCTGTGCGATTACATATCCTTGGAGCTAGTTAAGTTCATTGGGATGAATCCTGGAGAAGAAACAGATGAAGTTAAGAATCTAGGGTTTACGTTAACACGCTATGTCGAACAGTTTGGGCCTAGTTCAATCTCGGCGATACAGAGGAAGGGCTTAgcaaatgatgatgatgacacgGTTTTGAAGGAGTTTTTGAATGATATGAATGAATCATTGGAGAGTCACGGACTGAAGATTCGGATGAACGTGGCGCTG GTGGATGACACAATTGGAGTGTTGGCTGGAGGAAGGTACTATCATAAGGACACTGTGGCTGCAGTCACTTTAGGTATGGGAACTAACGCTGCTTACATCGAACAAGCTCAGGAGGTTCTGAGATGGAAACCCTCGATACCAAACGAGCCACaagagatt GTTATTAGCACGGAGTGGGGAGATTTCAGATCATGTCATCTTCCTGTAACTGAATATGATGCTGCTCTTGACGCAGAAAGCCTGAATCCTAGAAGCTGT GTATTTGAGAAGATGGTGGCTGGAGGATACTTAGGGGAGATAGTGAGAAGAGTGTTGCTAAAAATGACACAAGAATCTGCTTTATTTGGAGATATACTACCTCCAAAACTGACAACCCCTTACACTTTAAG TTCGCCAGATATGGCCGCGATGCATCAAGATATATCAGAAGATCGAGAGATTGTAAACAAAAAGCTCAAGGATGTTTTCGGG ATCATGTATTCAACTCTTGCGGCTAGAGAAGTGGTGGTTGAAGTGTGCGATGTAGTGGCGGAAAGAGCGGCGCGTGTGGCAGGAGCAGGAATAGTTGGGATGGTAAAGAAGCTGGGAAGGTTAGAGAAAAAGATGAGCATTGTGATAGTTGAAGGAGGGTTGTATGATCATTACAGGGTCTTTAGAAACTATCTTCATAGCAGTGTTTGGGAAATGCTCGGCGATGAGTTATCGGACCATGTCGTCATTGAGCATTCTCACGGTGGATCTGGTGCCGGAGCCCTTTTCTTTGCTGCTTGCGGCAACGTTAAAACCTAA
- the LOC106389763 gene encoding cytochrome c oxidase subunit 6a, mitochondrial, with protein sequence MFHFSESTIYFATLPEKERERERIGKKINQRMATAIVRSALSRAAKTSVAPKRRFSSSAGHDDAYEAAKWEKITYLGIASCTALAAYVLSKGHQHGEDPPAYPYLHIRNKEFPWGPDGLFEVKHNEGH encoded by the exons ATGTTTCATTTCAGTGAGTCCACTATTTATTTCGCAACACTtccagagaaagagagagagagagagagaataggaAAGAAGATAAATCAGAGAATGGCGACGGCGATTGTACGTTCAGCACTTTCGCGAGCAGCGAAGACATCCGTTGCCCCCAAGCGAAGATTTTCATCTTCCGCCGGCCACGACGATGCTT ATGAAGCTGCCAAGTGGGAGAAGATAACATACCTGGGCATTGCTAGTTGCACTGCTTTAGCCGCCTATGTTTTATCCAAGGGTCATCAGCACGGCGAGGATCCTCCT GCGTATCCGTATTTGCACATCCGCAACAAGGAGTTTCCTTGGG GTCCAGACGGTCTCTTTGAGGTGAAGCACAACGAAGGGCACTGA
- the LOC106389762 gene encoding cilia- and flagella-associated protein 251, with protein MGRSSPRRGQRSKGFKVKHCLQFTLLLAVGIWLLYQLKHSHDDDKKAVFDETAAKTVAAGDQVVKFGRKDLNPRVEGTKKNDEEILEREEERGEENVVEGSDDKETQGTGNEESDGESEEGGGETSNEEAREKNYKGDDASSEMEEKGGKVGVEEESKSNNTTETVSFHEDESGPKTEQLVKDTVIKNVFSNTTEETGGDDDKQQETKNESEENTTSLSGGNNESDETITKNVVLEKGFSDSNGELPESNQTTSNATEKTTGYQETKNEEDEQEKTQSSQLSSEVESKSKEESSSQDDSKEEEPEEKKQEDSSSQEESKEEEPHNKEKEEPSVQEEKEKGEASSQEENENKEIENIEKVESLSQEENGGKETEKVESTSQEENESKVTEKREKEESSESQQTGNTNSEKKIEQVESTDSSNTQEKRDEQETDGSKSHSGNEQSKSASEDVKETENDTSKTESNKEKNNKVGETEESQSDQEHTKDARTDLKTKPESNNGFTSDKVAAE; from the coding sequence atggGGAGATCATCGCCAAGAAGAGGGCAGAGATCGAAGGGATTCAAGGTCAAACACTGTCTTCAGTTCACTCTCTTGCTCGCTGTTGGCATATGGCTGCTTTATCAGCTCAAGCATTCTCATGATGATGACAAGAAGGCTGTGTTTGATGAGACTGCTGCAAAGACTGTTGCTGCTGGGGATCAAGTGGTGAAGTTTGGAAGGAAAGATCTTAACCCTCGAGTTGAGGGGACTAAGAAGAATGATGAAGAGATTTTAGAGAGGGAGGAGGAGAGAGGCGAGGAGAATGTGGTAGAAGGGAGTGATGACAAGGAAACTCAAGGTACAGGGAATGAAGAAAGCGATGGTGAGAGTGAGGAGGGTGGAGGCGAGACGAGTAACGAAGAAGCTAGAGAGAAGAATTACAAGGGTGATGATGCTTCCAGTGAGATGGAGGAGAAGGGTGGAAAAGTGGGAGTGGAGGAAGAGAGTAAGTCTAACAACACTACTGAGACTGTCAGTTTCCATGAAGACGAGTCTGGTCCAAAGACTGAACAGCTAGTTAAAGATACTGTCATTAAGAATGTTTTTTCCAACACAACCGAGGAGACtggtggtgatgatgataaGCAACAAGAGACCAAGAATGAGTCGGAGGAGAACACTACTAGTTTATCAGGAGGTAACAACGAGTCTGATGAAACAATAACTAAGAATGTGGTGTTGGAGAAGGGTTTCTCTGATTCTAATGGTGAATTGCCTGAGAGTAACCAGACAACTTCTAATGCAACTGAAAAGACCACTGGTTACCAAGAAACTAAAAACGAAGAAGACGAGCAGGAGAAGACGCAATCTTCTCAGCTCTCATCTGAAGTGGAAAGCAAAAGCAAAGAAGAGTCCTCGTCCCAAGACGACAGTAAAGAGGAAGAACCCGAGGAAAAGAAGCAAGAGGACTCTTCATCCCAAGAGGAGAGTAAAGAGGAAGAGCCACATaacaaggagaaagaagagCCTTCAGTCCAAGAGGAAAAGGAGAAAGGAGAGGCTTCTTCACAAGAGGAGAATGAAAACAAAGAAATTGAGAACATTGAGAAAGTAGAGTCTTTGTCCCAAGAGGAGAATGGGGGCAAAGAAACCGAGAAAGTAGAGTCTACTTCACAAGAGGAGAATGAAAGCAAAGTAACCGAGAAGAGGGAGAAAGAAGAGTCCTCAGAATCTCAGCAAACGGGAAACACCAACAGTGAGAAGAAAATTGAACAGGTGGAGTCTACTGATTCTTCAAACACACAGGAAAAGAGGGACGAACAAGAAACTGATGGAAGCAAGAGTCATTCTGGCAACGAGCAAAGCAAGTCAGCTTCTGAAGATGTCAAGGAAACAGAGAATGACACATCAAAAACCGAGTCCAATAAGGAGAAAAACAACAAAGTTGGTGAAACAGAGGAGTCCcagagcgatcaagaacatacAAAGGATGCTCGAACTGATCTGAAAACTAAGCCCGAGTCTAACAATGGATTCACCAGCGACAAAGTCGCTGCTGAGTGA